CGTCCATCTGCGGTGCCTGCTTACTACGAAGCAAATGCGAATGTAGATGTGTTGGCAGCCATCCAAGAACCGAAAGATCTGAATGGTACGCTGAAAAGCTTGCTGGCTCAGCCAACAGTGGCGAATAAAGCGTGGGTATACGAGCAATACGATCACATCGTGCGTGCAAACACAGCTGTAAAGCCTGGTTCTGACGCTGCTGTTGTCATGGTGCGCGGTACTCGCAAGGCACTTGCCATGAGTACAGATTGCAACGGTCGCTATGTGTACCTCGATCCAAAAGTAGGCGGTGCCATTGCGGTTGCAGAATCTGCGCGCAACGTCGTCTGCTCCGGTGCAGAGCCGCTGGCGATTACGGACTGCTTGAACTTCGGAAGTCCGGAAAAGCCTGAGGTGTTCTGGCAATTTGAAAAATCGTGCGAGGGCATGAGCGAAGCGTGCGTAGCACTCGATGCTCCGGTTATCGGCGGAAACGTATCTTTTTACAATGAACGCAGCGGTGACGCGATCTATCCAACCCCAACGGTGGGAATGGTCGGTTTGATCACTGATGTTGACCATATTACGACCCAGGATTTCAAAAACGAAGGCGACGCGATCATCCTGTTGGGCGAGACCTTCGCTGAGCTGGGCGGCAGTGAGTATCAAAAGATGGCTACGGGCAGCATTTCCGGACGTCCTCCGCAAATCGATCTGACCAAGGAAGCGGCAGTACAAAAGCTGGTTCTCACAGCGATTCGCCAAGGTCTGGTGAACTCCGCACACGATCTGTCCGAAGGTGGTCTCGGCGTCGCACTGGCTGAATCTTGCTTCGGCAAAGGCGTCGGTGCGCAGGTGACTCTTGCGTCCGAGCTGCGTGCTGACGTGCTCTTGTTCAGTGAATCTCAATCGCGCATCTTGCTCAGTGCATCTGGAGAGCATGCGGCGGCGATTCTCGCATTGGCAGGTGAACATGGCGTACCTGCTAAAAACATCGGTACGGTTGGCGGTGATCGTCTGGTAGTGAACGTGAACGGTACAGAAGCGATCAACGCTTCGACTCAAGAGGTGAAAGCAGCCTGGAAGGATGCGATTCCATGTTTGATCGGCTAATCTGGGACAAATTGAACGAAGAATGCGGCGTCTTTGGCATCTACAACCACAAAGAAGCATCCCAATTGACCTATTTGGGTCTGCACGCCCTTCAGCATCGCGGTCAGGAGAGCGCAGGTATCTGCGCCTCCGACGGCGAGAAATGGTATAAGCACCGCGGAATGGGTCTCGTGTCAGAGGCTTTTGGCAAGGGTGATTTGGAGAAGTTTAGCGGTCATATCGCGATTGGTCATACCCGTTATACGACTGCTGGCTCGAGCAAGATTGAAAACGCCCAACCGCTCTTTTTCCGCTATGCACAAGGCAGCATGGCAGTTGCCCACAACGGGAATCTCGTGAACGCTGCTGTGCTTAGAAAAGAGCTGGAAGCAAAAGGCTCCATTTTCCAGACGACCAGTGACACAGAAGTGATCGCACATCTGATTGCTCGTTCCGAGAGCAAGGATTTGCCGGGAGCGGTGAAGGACGCTCTGCAATACATCAAGGGAGCCTATGCACTTCTCGTCATGAACGAGAATCAGCTCGTGATCGCTCTCGATCCGAATGGCTTGCGTCCTCTGTCATTGGGACGACTCGGAGATGCGATCACTGTCGCGTCCGAGACTTGTGCGTTCGATATCATTGGCGCGCAGTACTGGCGTGATGTGCAACCGGGTGAGCTGATCGTCATCGACAAGAATGGCATTACCGAGAGCAAGCATACAGAAACGACACAGCGTTCGATTTGTACGTTTGAATACATTTATTTTGCCCGACCAGATAGCGACATTGACGGAATCAACGTCCACATGGCGCGCAAACGTCTCGGCAAGCAGTTGGCATTGGAATCCGCGATTGATGCTGATGTCGTCACAGGTGTACCGGATTCGAGTATTTCTGCTGCTATCGGATTTGCGGAAGCGACAGGAATTCCGTACGAAATTGGCTTGATCAAAAACCGCTATGTGGGACGTACCTTCATTCAGCCGAGTCAGGAGCTGCGTGAGCGCGCTGTCTATCTCAAGCTGTCTGCGGTTCGCAAAGTAGTGGAAGGCAAGCGCGTCGTGATGATTGACGACTCCATTGTACGCGGTACGACGAGTAATCGGATTGTTCGCATGCTGCGTGAGGCTGGCGCCAAAGAAGTGCATGTGCGTATCAGCTCTCCGCCTGTTATGAATTCTTGTTTTTACGGCATCGACACCTCGTCGCGTGAGGAACTGATTGCGTCGACCAAATCGGTAGAGGAAATTCGTCAAATCATTGAGGCTGATTCGCTGTCGTTCTTGTCTATTGAAGGAATGATCGATGCAATTGGCCGCAGCGATTCGGCTCCCAATAGAGGACACTGCCTCGCATGCTTTAACGGAGAATATCCGACAGAGATTGAGTTCGAAGAAGCGCTACCTGCGCTTAAATGCTAACAGTGCTACTTATGAACAACCGCTAATACAAGCACCTCTTGCTAGGGGGAGAAACGATGAGTGAAGCATATAAACAAGCTGGCGTAGACATCGATGCGGGCAACGAAGCCGTCGAACGCATGAAAAAGCATGTCAAACGAACATTCCGCCCCGAAGTTATGACTGATTTGGGTGGGTTCGGAGCGCTGTTTCGCCTGGATACCAAAAAATACGAGAAACCGATTCTCGTTTCTGGCACAGATGGGGTAGGAACCAAGCTGAAGATCGCTTTTGCCATGGACAAACACGATACAATCGGTATCGATGCTGTTGCTATGTGCGTCAATGACGTAGTGGTCCAAGGGGCAGAGCCGCTCTTTTTCCTCGATTATCTGGCAGTAGATAAGGTCATTCCGGAAAAAATCGAAGCGATTGTCAAAGGGATCGCGGAAGGCTGCTCCCAGTCTGGCTGCTCGCTGATTGGCGGGGAGACTGCCGAGATGCCTGGCATGTACGCAGAAGGCGAATACGACATCGCGGGCTTTACCGTAGGTGTCGTGGACGAGAGCAAAATGATTACGGGAGCAAACGTGGCGGCAGGCGATGTGCTGATCGGGCTGGCTTCCAGCGGCGTGCACAGCAACGGTTTCTCGCTCGTTCGCAAGGTTCTTTTGGCAGACAAAGGCATGTCCCTGCATGATCATGTTGACAAATTGGGCAAAAAGCTCGGCGAAGAGCTGTTGACACCGACCCGCATTTACGTGAAGCAAGTGCTATCCGTTCTTGCGTCGCATGAAGTGAAGGCCCTGGCACACATCACAGGCGGCGGCTTTACTGAAAACATTCCACGCGTGCTTCCAGAAGGAATGCAGGCTGTGATCAACGTTGGTTCCTGGCCGGTGCTGCCGATCTTCGAGCTGGTACAAGAGTCGGGTAACATCTCTTACCCGGATATGTACAAAACGTTTAACATGGGCATTGGCATGATGCTTGTCGTGAAGCCGGAAGACGCAGTGAGTGTTATGGAAAAGCTGCAAGAGCTGGGTGAACAGGCGTATTTGCTCGGACATATTCAAGCGGGAGAGCGCAAAGTCGTATACAACGGGGTGGAATGGTGAGAAAGCTGGCCATTTTCGCCTCAGGCAGCGGCTCCAACTTTGAAGCGATCGTGCAGGCTGTACAGGACGGCAGGCTCACAGGTGTAGAAGTTGCCTTGCTCGTGTGCGACAAGCCCGGCGCCAAGGTTTTGGAACGTGCAGAGCGTTTAGGGATCGACACCTTTGTTTTTCAACCGAAGGAATACGCAGACAAGGCAGCTTTTGAGCAGGAAATAGTGGCGCAGCTCCAAAAACGTGAGATATCGCTGGTTGTGCTGGCAGGCTACATGCGGTTGGTGGGCGACACGCTTTTGTCATCCTACGAAGGAAAAATCATCAATTTGCATCCGTCGCTTTTGCCTGCTTTCCCGGGAAAAGACGCGATTGGTCAGGCACTCGCTTACGGGGTAAAGATAACAGGGGTAACGGTACATCTGGTTGATGCCGGTCTGGACACAGGGCCGATCATTGCCCAGATTCCCGTAGCGGTGCAAGAAGCAGATACGGCTGAGACTTTGGCGGCTCGCATCCATTCGGTGGAGCATGAGCTTTTGGTGAAGGTCATTGGCTTTTTAGCAGAAGAGAGAGTGAAGCTGGAAGGAAGGCTCGTCCAGCTGACGTAAATCGAGAGATAAAGTAGAAACCGACATCCTTTTACGATGTCGGTTTTTTTGTCATCCGTTTTAGAAATACTTCTTTCTCCAAAACAAGAGAGCTGTTACAGACGTAATGGCGGTGGACATGATCATAATGATCGTGAATGCGTGCGGATGACCCTGAAAAGGAAGCGCGACGTTCATCCCGTAGAAGGTGCCGATCACCATAGGCAAGGTGATGACAATGGTAATGGCGGTCAACAGCTTTAATACGCGATTCAAATTGTTGGAGATGACGGAGCCAAAGCCATTCATGATGTTCCCTAAAATCGCCGTATAGATTTCCGTCATTTTGATGGCCTGCTTGGTTTCGATTTTTACTTCTTCCAGCAGTTCCTTATCTTCTTCGTACATTTTCAAATAACTGCCGCTCCGAAGCAGGGAGATCAACAGACTGTTCGTTTCCAGGGACGTCGAAAAATATACGAGACTTTTCTGCAATTCAAGCAAGGTAAGCAGTTCAATGTTTTTCGTCGATTGTCGCAATGATTTTTCCAGTGTTTCTGTCTGCTTGTTGATTTTTTTCAAGTAATGCAAATATTCATGCGACGTATTCGATAAAATTTGCAGAACGAACCGGTTGCGCATATGCGTGTGAAAACTTTTCACTTTCCCTTGGACGAACTCATTCATGACAGCCGTTTCTACCAGGCAAACGGTTAAGATGTAATCTTCCATCACCATGATTCCCAACGGAACCGTCGTATAGTTGTTCTTCGTCCCTTCCTTCGTGGAGACTGGGATGTCCACGTAGAGCATCACGCGGTTTCCTTCCTTGTCGATCCGTCCGATTTCTTCGTCATCAAGGGCATCCTGCAAAAAATGAAGGTCAATCGCCAACTCCCTGACGACTTGTAGCTTTTCTTGCTCAGAAGGATCTGTCAGATGGATCCAGCAGCCTTTTTCAAATTGTTGCAGTTCTTCTATTTTTCCCATGGCATTCGTTTTGTAAATGTTCAACATGGTTTTCTCATCCTTTCGCATATAAGGATCGGAGGGATACGACCATGTTGCGCAAGCATGTCTACATAATAACTACTTACATACACTCGTCCCATAAAAAGGGAGAATGTCAAATAAGGTATGGGGAACATGCCGCAGCGCCACAAGGCCGTAAAACTCTCCGTACACAATCTTGATTGCAGGTATTCATTCGGCAACTTGGACTACTGTCCATCAAAACGTTCCCCCCTTTCGAAAATGAAAACCCTCTAGCGGGAATCCAGAGGGTTAGAAAAGTGCACAAAATAACACCGTTTTTCTCCCCTACCAGAGCTTTGGCACTATACAACGTAAAGGAAACATTCCTTAGCCACCTTAAGAAAAGCCTTAGTTCGGCAGTTCCTGTTCTACCCATTGGCATCTTTCGATATTTCCGGGCAGTGGCCTATTTTTGTATAGGAGCCTCACCTAACGAGGATGAATGATTGACTTTGCCAATCACGTTTTCTCGTCCTACATGCATGTTATTCATGTCCTATCAGACGGTGTCGGCTTCTAACTATGACCAACTTACCCTATTTTGCTGCTATTCTTCCGCGATTCATGACAAACCAAATTGGTCCGTGTGACATACAGTAAGAGAGGGATATTCCCACAAAGGGAGGGGCCGACTTGAGCGGAGATTTTGTTTCGAACTTGCTCGATAAGCTAAGCCAAAAAACAGGGCGGCAATGGACGCTTAACGATATTATGAAGCTCGCGGAAAAAATGCCGAAGGGCGGAGCCAATGTAGATGCGCTGCTCGATGAGCTGGGAAATATGGGATTCGAAGTGCCAGAGGAGACGAAAGAGCGCGTCAGGGATCGTGTAAAGGACGGCAACTCCATCTCCATGGAAGAGTTAGGGAACTTAATGCCCAAAGAAGTAAAGGCGAAGAGCCGCAAGTCGAAGAAGCCGATCAAGCCAATCAGGGCGACTGCCAAAAGCAAAACAGTCTTACTGTCAGATCGCATCAAAAAGCTATCAGGCAAAGGCAAGAAAAAACGATAATATCATCCAAGCAAATGCAGATGCATGCAGTCGCAAGTGCCGAACAGGCACGGGCGGCTGTGTTTGTTTTCCTGACGAAGTTATTGATAATAGCGTACAATTATTTTATAATATATAAGTATTGTTCGTGTTTTGGTCATTAGTTACTCATGTTTTCACTAAAATTCAGGAGGTTCTATCCGTGAGTGTGAAAAAAGCGTTGATCAGCGTTTCTGACAAGACAGGATTGATTCCGTTTGCCCGTCGATTGGTAGCCGCCGGGGTACAGATCATTTCTACCGGGGGTACGGCTTCTCTTTTAAAAGCAGAGGGAGTTCCCGTCATTGGCATTTCTGAAGTGACCGGATTTCCAGAAATTTTGGACGGTCGCGTCAAAACGTTGCATCCCAATATCCACAGCGGCCTCTTGGCTGTAAGGGACAGTGAAGCACATGTGCAGCAACTAAAAGACCTGGGGATTGAAACCATTGATCTGGTTGTCGTGAACCTTTATCCTTTCAAGGAAACGATAGCGAAGCCAGACGTGACATATGAAGACGCCATTGAGAATATTGATATTGGTGGACCAACGATGCTGCGTTCTGCTGCGAAAAATCACGCGTTCGTCAGTGTAGTGGTCGATGCAGCCGATTATGAAAAAGTAGCAGAAGAAATTGAAGCAAATGGCGATACTACGCTAGAAACCCGTCGCAAGCTGGCTGCAAAAGTTTTCCGCCATACAGCAGCCTATGATGCCTTGATCTCTCGCTATTTGAGTGAGCAGGTGGGCGAACTGCTGCCTGAGAGCTACACGGTGACTTACGAGAAAGCACAGGATTTACGCTATGGGGAAAATCCACATCAACGTGCGGCATTTTACCGTGAGCCGTTGTCCGATCAGTTGAGCATCGGGAATGCAAGCCAACTGCAAGGAAAAGAGCTTTCCTATAACAACATCAATGACGCAGATGCAGCGTTGGCGATTGTACGCGAATTCGCTGAACCTGCTGTCGTTGCGATCAAGCACTCCAACCCGTGTGGAGTAGGGATCGGCACTGATATTCGCGCCGCTTACCAAAAAGCGTACGAAGCAGACCCTGTCTCTATTTATGGTGGGATCGTGGCAGCAAATCGCCCGATTGACCGTGACACCGCACTCGCGATGAAAGAGATTTTCTTGGAAATCATTATCGCACCGGACTTCACCGACGAGGCGTTGGCTGTTCTGGCTGAGAAAAAGAACCTGCGTCTGTTGCGTATCTCGGCGCTGAATGAACCAGCCAAAAAAGTGGACAATCTGTTCCGCGTGGCTCCTGTAGCAGGCGGGGCACTCATTCAAGACTTCGACTACAAGCAGCTCGAAGAAAGCGAGATTCAGGTGGTCACAGACCGCAAGCCTTCGGAAGAGGAACTGGCACAGCTGAAATTCGCGTGGAAGGTCGTCAAGCACGTCAAATCAAATGCGATTCTCTTGGCAAAAGACAATATGACCATCGGCGTGGGTGCAGGCCAGATGAACCGCGTTGGGGCAGCGAAAATCGCCATCGAACAAGCAGGTGCATTGGCAAGTGGCTCGGTTATGGCCTCGGATGCGTTTTTCCCAATGGGAGATACCGTGGAGGCGGCAGCTAAAGCAGGGATTACTGCTATCATCCAGCCAGGCGGCTCCATTCGCGACCAAGAATCGATTGATGCTTGCAACCGAGCGGGTATTGCGATGATCTTTACCGGCACGCGTCATTTCAAGCACTAAAAGAGGCTATTCGGGAGTAACTTTCGCTTTTTTAACACGTATGAAAGAGTGGATTACCTCTCACACAGGAGGAAATACGATGAAAATATTAGTGATCGGTGGCGGCGGTCGAGAACACACGATTGCCTGGAAGCTGTTGCAGAGTTCTAAAGTGACGAAGGTATACTGTGCGCCAGGAAATGGGGGCACCGCCCAAATCGCGCAAAACGTACCGATCGGCGTCCATGATTTTGCTGCACTGGTTCAATTCGTCAAGGATGAAGGAATTGATTTGACTGTCGTTGGCCCGGAAGATCCTTTGCTGGCGGGGATTGTTGACTTTTTCCAGGAGCGCAATCTGCCGATCTATGGCCCGAATCAAAAAGCGGCAATGATCGAGGGAAGCAAGTCTTTTGCGAAAAGTTTAATGAAACGCTACGAGATTCCGACGTCTGCCTATGAATCGTTTCTGGATTACGAATCGGCGAGTGCATACGTGAGAGAGCAGGGCGCTCCTATCGTTGTCAAAGCGGATGGCTTGGCAGCGGGGAAAGGAGTCGTTGTCGCAGAGACGGTGGAGGAAGCAGAAGAGGCACTCCGTCAGATTATGCAGGAAAGCGTCTTTGGTGAAGCGGGAGCTCGCGTGGTCATTGAGGAGTGCATGTTCGGCGAAGAGCTGTCGCTGTTGTCTTTCGTCGATGGAGAGACAGTTAAGCCGATGATTACTTCTCAGGATCATAAGCGAATCTTCAATGATGACCGCGGTCCCAATACAGGCGGCATGGGAACATACGCCCCGGTACCGCAAATGTCTGCTGAGCTGGTGGACGAGATCGTCAAAACGATTGTCCAACCGATGGCGTCAGGGATGGCCAAGGATGGCATTCCGTTCAAAGGCATTCTCTACACAGGTCTGATGATTACGGAGCAAGGCCCGAAAGTCGTGGAGTTCAATGCACGTTTTGGCGATCCGGAGACACAGGTGCTCTTGCCGTTGCTCGAAACAGATTTGCTCGACATTTTTGTCGGAACAATCAATGGCGAGCTCGATGCAGTCGATGTGACATGGAAAAAAGGAAGTGCTGTCTGTGTCGTCATGGCAGCGCCGGGTTATCCTGGAGAATATCCAAAAGGTACGTTGATACACGGACTGGGTCAGGCAAACGAGGGAGCTACGGTGTTTCACGCAGGGACGAAGGAAACCGAGGAAGGCATCGTTACGAGCGGTGGCCGTGTGCTTGGCGTCGTGGCAACAGGAACGGATTTGGCGCATGCACGTGAGACAGCGTACGCGAAGGTGCAAGGGATCTCGTTTGATGGGGCGCAGTATCGCACGGATATTGCGGCACGAGCGATGAAGTATCAGCAAAAGGGATAAAAAAACAAGCTGTTCCTTCGGTAGAAAATTCTACTTAGAGGGAACAGCTTTTTTGGTTATTACATACCCACGTTTTCACTAGCGATTGCCGCTTTTTCCGCTTTGGCCGCAGCCACCTGCGAAAGGAAATAAACAATCAGAAACAGCAGCAAGCAAGCCGCCGACCAGCGGTACATGACAGAGTAGCTCGAATGTGTCGCGATGACGCCGAGGAGCATTGAGCCGACCGCAATCCCCAGGTCGATGGAATTAAAGAACAGTCCATTCGCCATGCCGCGTTGCTCAGGCGTGACGACCTTCACCATCCACGCCTGGATAGATGGCTGAATCATGCCATAGCCAAGGCCGTAGAAGGCAGCAGAGACGAGAAGCAAGGACTCTGTCGTTGTCAGGGACAGGAGCAAGAGGCTGACCCCGACGAAAATCGCACCGGGAGGCAGGACGGCGATGTGCCCTTTGCGATCATACAGCTTGCCGGAAAACGGACGAATCAACACCATCGCCAGTGCGTTCGTAAGGAAAAACCAGCCGACATTCTCAATGTGGGCTTCTTTTCCGTACAAGGCCAAAAAGCTGAGAATCCCGCCATACGTAATGGACAAACAAAAATTCAGTCCAGCTGGAAGCAGCAGCTTTTTATCATAAAATCGGCGAATGCCTGTGACAGTTTGTACGTTCCCGGACGACACAGGAAGCTGATTGTAGGCACGGATAAAATGCATCAGCGGAAAAATAATAGCAACTAACAATACGAGAACCATGAGCATCGAGCCGAACCCAAACCCATTTAACACTCCAAGTCCAATCAACGGGCCGAGTGCCATAGCCAAGCTGGTCGATAAGCCGAAATACCCCATGCCTTCACCGATTCGTCTGGCAGGAATCACATTGGAGACAATCGTCGGAAAGGTCGTGCTGCCCATCCCAAAGCCAATGCCGACTAAAATTCGCAGCAGAAGAAAGAAAACAATGCTTCCCGCCCAGTAATAGCCTGCGCTAAAAATCGCGACGAATCCAAGTGCTACGATTGCCAAGAGCTTACTGCTTTTCGTTTTCAATGCTTCTCCGGTAAACACCCTTGCGATCACTGCTGCAAGTGAAAACAAGCTAATAACCAGGCTGACGACAAAATCATTGGCCTGATACGCTTCCTTCACATAAGCAGGGAATGTTGGGGTCTGCATTTGAACGGTGAGAAACAACAACAAATTGCATACAGTTAACAGGACAAAATCTCTCGTCCACAGTCTCTCTCTACTCTCTCCCAATGCTGTCACTCCTAGTCAGTCGTTTTTCTATTGATGTTCTCGTTAATCTCCAGCAAGATTTCTCGCAAGAAGGCCAGCTTTTCAGGAGAAATCCCCTCCAAAATGTCTGCAACGGCCTGAGCCTCTACAGGAATCGCTTGCTCAATCCATTCTCGTCCTTTCGGGGAAAGCGTAATGATGTACGCACGGCGATCTTGTTCGCTCAAAGTCTTTTCGATAAAGCCTTTTTTGGCGAGTGTGTCTAAAATGCGTGTCATGGAAGGTTGATCCTTGGCAGAGCGCTGGGCCAGCTCTTTTTGATTGATGCCCTCTTCTTTTCGTAGCCGATACAGGACGGCAAACTGCTCCGTGGTCAAATCAAACTCCTTTAAAAAAAGGGAAACATAATGAATCATTCTCCGGTATGTATTTCCGATAAGAAATCCAACCGGTTCTTTTTGCCAATGATCGATCAGGGGAATGACCCTCTTTCGTTCAAAAATACTTGCAATGACAATTATATGTATAACAATTATTTTTGTAAATGGAAAAAACCGCCCAATGACAGGCGGTTAGTTGCTGCTCCTTTATTGACGATATCTTCCTCTTTTTCGCGAGGTGCGAAAGAAGTAATAACCCATTACGCCGATGACGCCAATGATCGTGGCAATAACAAAGAAGTTATGGGACATCCATTCATACATCTGGGAGCCGACAAGCATATGCGGTGCCTCCTCTCCTTACGTGTACGTGGGGTAGCGAGTGTTGCTGTTGTTATTTTCCTGGGAGCGAAATGAAATGATCTCTCTTGCCGCTTTTTCGAGAAGTTGATCCTCGGGAGTAAGCTTCATGTTTTGTTGATT
This genomic stretch from Brevibacillus brevis harbors:
- the purF gene encoding amidophosphoribosyltransferase, with protein sequence MFDRLIWDKLNEECGVFGIYNHKEASQLTYLGLHALQHRGQESAGICASDGEKWYKHRGMGLVSEAFGKGDLEKFSGHIAIGHTRYTTAGSSKIENAQPLFFRYAQGSMAVAHNGNLVNAAVLRKELEAKGSIFQTTSDTEVIAHLIARSESKDLPGAVKDALQYIKGAYALLVMNENQLVIALDPNGLRPLSLGRLGDAITVASETCAFDIIGAQYWRDVQPGELIVIDKNGITESKHTETTQRSICTFEYIYFARPDSDIDGINVHMARKRLGKQLALESAIDADVVTGVPDSSISAAIGFAEATGIPYEIGLIKNRYVGRTFIQPSQELRERAVYLKLSAVRKVVEGKRVVMIDDSIVRGTTSNRIVRMLREAGAKEVHVRISSPPVMNSCFYGIDTSSREELIASTKSVEEIRQIIEADSLSFLSIEGMIDAIGRSDSAPNRGHCLACFNGEYPTEIEFEEALPALKC
- the purM gene encoding phosphoribosylformylglycinamidine cyclo-ligase; the encoded protein is MSEAYKQAGVDIDAGNEAVERMKKHVKRTFRPEVMTDLGGFGALFRLDTKKYEKPILVSGTDGVGTKLKIAFAMDKHDTIGIDAVAMCVNDVVVQGAEPLFFLDYLAVDKVIPEKIEAIVKGIAEGCSQSGCSLIGGETAEMPGMYAEGEYDIAGFTVGVVDESKMITGANVAAGDVLIGLASSGVHSNGFSLVRKVLLADKGMSLHDHVDKLGKKLGEELLTPTRIYVKQVLSVLASHEVKALAHITGGGFTENIPRVLPEGMQAVINVGSWPVLPIFELVQESGNISYPDMYKTFNMGIGMMLVVKPEDAVSVMEKLQELGEQAYLLGHIQAGERKVVYNGVEW
- the purN gene encoding phosphoribosylglycinamide formyltransferase — encoded protein: MVRKLAIFASGSGSNFEAIVQAVQDGRLTGVEVALLVCDKPGAKVLERAERLGIDTFVFQPKEYADKAAFEQEIVAQLQKREISLVVLAGYMRLVGDTLLSSYEGKIINLHPSLLPAFPGKDAIGQALAYGVKITGVTVHLVDAGLDTGPIIAQIPVAVQEADTAETLAARIHSVEHELLVKVIGFLAEERVKLEGRLVQLT
- a CDS encoding magnesium transporter CorA family protein; amino-acid sequence: MLNIYKTNAMGKIEELQQFEKGCWIHLTDPSEQEKLQVVRELAIDLHFLQDALDDEEIGRIDKEGNRVMLYVDIPVSTKEGTKNNYTTVPLGIMVMEDYILTVCLVETAVMNEFVQGKVKSFHTHMRNRFVLQILSNTSHEYLHYLKKINKQTETLEKSLRQSTKNIELLTLLELQKSLVYFSTSLETNSLLISLLRSGSYLKMYEEDKELLEEVKIETKQAIKMTEIYTAILGNIMNGFGSVISNNLNRVLKLLTAITIVITLPMVIGTFYGMNVALPFQGHPHAFTIIMIMSTAITSVTALLFWRKKYF
- the purH gene encoding bifunctional phosphoribosylaminoimidazolecarboxamide formyltransferase/IMP cyclohydrolase gives rise to the protein MSVKKALISVSDKTGLIPFARRLVAAGVQIISTGGTASLLKAEGVPVIGISEVTGFPEILDGRVKTLHPNIHSGLLAVRDSEAHVQQLKDLGIETIDLVVVNLYPFKETIAKPDVTYEDAIENIDIGGPTMLRSAAKNHAFVSVVVDAADYEKVAEEIEANGDTTLETRRKLAAKVFRHTAAYDALISRYLSEQVGELLPESYTVTYEKAQDLRYGENPHQRAAFYREPLSDQLSIGNASQLQGKELSYNNINDADAALAIVREFAEPAVVAIKHSNPCGVGIGTDIRAAYQKAYEADPVSIYGGIVAANRPIDRDTALAMKEIFLEIIIAPDFTDEALAVLAEKKNLRLLRISALNEPAKKVDNLFRVAPVAGGALIQDFDYKQLEESEIQVVTDRKPSEEELAQLKFAWKVVKHVKSNAILLAKDNMTIGVGAGQMNRVGAAKIAIEQAGALASGSVMASDAFFPMGDTVEAAAKAGITAIIQPGGSIRDQESIDACNRAGIAMIFTGTRHFKH
- the purD gene encoding phosphoribosylamine--glycine ligase, with amino-acid sequence MKILVIGGGGREHTIAWKLLQSSKVTKVYCAPGNGGTAQIAQNVPIGVHDFAALVQFVKDEGIDLTVVGPEDPLLAGIVDFFQERNLPIYGPNQKAAMIEGSKSFAKSLMKRYEIPTSAYESFLDYESASAYVREQGAPIVVKADGLAAGKGVVVAETVEEAEEALRQIMQESVFGEAGARVVIEECMFGEELSLLSFVDGETVKPMITSQDHKRIFNDDRGPNTGGMGTYAPVPQMSAELVDEIVKTIVQPMASGMAKDGIPFKGILYTGLMITEQGPKVVEFNARFGDPETQVLLPLLETDLLDIFVGTINGELDAVDVTWKKGSAVCVVMAAPGYPGEYPKGTLIHGLGQANEGATVFHAGTKETEEGIVTSGGRVLGVVATGTDLAHARETAYAKVQGISFDGAQYRTDIAARAMKYQQKG
- a CDS encoding MFS transporter, giving the protein MGESRERLWTRDFVLLTVCNLLLFLTVQMQTPTFPAYVKEAYQANDFVVSLVISLFSLAAVIARVFTGEALKTKSSKLLAIVALGFVAIFSAGYYWAGSIVFFLLLRILVGIGFGMGSTTFPTIVSNVIPARRIGEGMGYFGLSTSLAMALGPLIGLGVLNGFGFGSMLMVLVLLVAIIFPLMHFIRAYNQLPVSSGNVQTVTGIRRFYDKKLLLPAGLNFCLSITYGGILSFLALYGKEAHIENVGWFFLTNALAMVLIRPFSGKLYDRKGHIAVLPPGAIFVGVSLLLLSLTTTESLLLVSAAFYGLGYGMIQPSIQAWMVKVVTPEQRGMANGLFFNSIDLGIAVGSMLLGVIATHSSYSVMYRWSAACLLLFLIVYFLSQVAAAKAEKAAIASENVGM
- a CDS encoding MarR family winged helix-turn-helix transcriptional regulator; the protein is MIHYVSLFLKEFDLTTEQFAVLYRLRKEEGINQKELAQRSAKDQPSMTRILDTLAKKGFIEKTLSEQDRRAYIITLSPKGREWIEQAIPVEAQAVADILEGISPEKLAFLREILLEINENINRKTTD
- a CDS encoding EYxxD motif small membrane protein is translated as MLVGSQMYEWMSHNFFVIATIIGVIGVMGYYFFRTSRKRGRYRQ